A stretch of DNA from Candidatus Bathyarchaeota archaeon:
ATAAAGTGCAAAAGGCCATCAGAAATGTAATAAAGAAAAAGGATTGACACGTGTGCGTAGAGGACCTGAACCCTTTTGGGTATTAGTCCGGCCCGGCCCACCAAAATCCACAATTATTTGCTGCATTGACGTCTTGAATTTGCTTACTAGTTGTTTTAAGTGGTTTTCGAATGTTTTAGAAAGGCTGAAGCATAATTCTTTCGTTTTCTTGACCAAGCATGCATGTGCATGAGATTATTTAAGCGTCCACTTTATCCACATGGCAGCGATTATGCCACACACAATGGATCCCGATGCAACAAATATCGCTAGTCTTTGCCAAAAGTCAAAATCGCCAGCGAAGAAAGCTAAGTAAAGTACGATGAAGGCTAGCCAAAAGGCACCTATAATGACTGTTCCTGCAACTCTTGAACCAAGTGAGTTCATGGCAATTATTCTACTGGAAGAGTTTATAGCATTTTTGCACTGAGCATGACGTTAAACAACTCTATTGTGTGCTTCGCGTTTAGTCAACCTCTTTCTAACCTCCTGATTCTCTTCAGCCTCTCCATTTAAGGAACTACTTCTCAACATTACTAGAGTTTGTGTTATTATATTCAGTTTCAACATTGTCGTCTACTGAATTTCATCTATCAAATGTCAGGCGATTTTCTAAATTTCTAATTTCTAATCGCAGAGAAAAAAAGGGAATTTCTAAAAATCTTGACCAGTTTAGAAATTATGAATTAGAAAACTCCATGCTTGTCCGCGCATTTGTTGTTCCTCTATTTTTCACTCTTTGTCATGACTTCGATGTAAGAGAAACCTTCTTTGACTTTCCTTTCCATCTCCTCAGTCCACTTTTTTGTTCCTATTTCTCTGATTCTGCGAAGCATAGCTAAATGTCCGCGGTAACCTTGAATCTGCGGTTCAAGTTTGTCACAAGGCATCTTGTCACACTCTGCACATGTGGAAAATCCACTTTCCTTACAACAATCTCTAATCACGCAAACTGGTGGTCCACCTCCTGCTAGGCAGCCAGGGCATTCTCCAAACGTTTTCATCAGAGATTGCAGAACTCCTTCGAACTGTGGGTAGTACTCAAGATTTGGGTCCCATTCTTTGGCTTCCTTCGCTATTTCCCGAAATTGATAGGCATTTAATACTTCGAGTAGTTGTAGGGCTCTGTTCTTGATCATGCGCTGATAAATCGCACATGCACCACAATAAAGACCGCAATATCCAACTAAAGATGGCTTATCACTCATGGGTGGCACCGTCTCAAATGGAAAATTAGATGGTTGATGCTTCAAATAGGTTTTTCTCTTTTTCAAAGAGCAAACGAGCATACACTTTTGCAGGGTGGTAATCGATACGCCGCAGTCGATTTTGAATAACTGTACCCAGAGGTAATTGTTGTTTTCGTGTGTTACCTGCATGCATGGTGCATATTCTTAGGTTTGCTTTTTCATATGTTCTTCTTAGTCTTTCCAACGCATGCATGCGCGCACCATTTTAACATTTAAGGTTTGTGCCACTCAGGCTCGATCAAATCTGAAATATGTATACTAGAAAACAGAAACTTTGAACGCTACCAGATTTCAGGAAATAGTCTATATCTGACCCGTTTAGCGTATTCTGAGTATCCATCTAATTTTTTATGAAGTGTTCTGTCTTCCAACGAAGTGCGGATCATCATCAAAAGCGAATAAATTCCTGAAGGAATCAACGTGAAAACAGACCCCATTATTAGAGGAATCGATAAAACAAACAGAATTCCTGCCAGATAGCCGGGATGTCTCACTCTCTTATAGGGTCCACTTGTTATCACCTTATGGTCTCTGTCTTTTTGAATTCGAACTGTTGGTTCAAAATGCGGGTTCACTACCATAGCCCAATTGAGAAGAATAGTTGAAACAATGAACAACACAAAACCCACTGCTACAAACGGAACATCGAGGCCTGGCGATTGAAACCTACCTATATCCCATCCAGCTACTGCAGGCACAGCAATCAGAACCATGAGATTGCTCACTCGCATCAATATCTCGTCCCATAATTTTGAACCTTCTCTTTTTCTCTTAAGCCTTTGAACAAGAAGTTCTGGGTTAAGTTTGTACTGAACTACTGTGCTTGCAGAACAGTAGACAAAGGAGGCACCAAAGAATATCCACGGTCGAGGCCCGTCAACATGACCAGCAGAAATGAAGAAGATCGTCATTTGAATAACAAGCATTACATAGGCTAGCAAAAGCTGCTTGATTCCAGCTACTCTGAACTCTTTATTTCTTCTTGGCATTAGTCCGAGTGTATTTTGGCCTAGACTTAAGTTTTTTTAGACTTGAGAAGTCATACATAGCCATTCTCGATAATCTCTCCAAGATTTGATGAGAAACAAGTGAATAATTACACTGTGTCTGCATGTATGAGAGAACTCATTTTAGTTTTCGATTAAAGAAATCCAGAATCACCTTGAACGAACGAGTTCTCATAGACATGTCAGTGTAGGCACCATGTCCTTCTTCGCCGAATTCTACGTATTCAAAGTCTTCTCCCTCTTTTTTGCCTAGTTCAATTAGTTTGTCCCTAAATTGTCGGCTTTCTTCTACTGGGCAACGTGGATCATGAACACCATGCACCATGAGCAGTGGACATTGAACATTTTCTGCAAAATTAAGAGCACTTCTGTCTTCCCATAATTCAGAATTTTTTTCTGGATCTCCCATGTTCATTCTAAGAAAATACTTGAAATGAGGCTTTGATCGTTTATACATCGTTTTTAGATGCGAGATTCCTATCCATGCGCATGCTGCGTTCCATAGTTCAGGTTTTTTCGTTACTTGAAGAAAAGTCATGTATCCTCCATAGCTTCCGCCAAAAACGCCTATTTTGTTTTTATCTATGTAGGGGAGGGTCTTCAGATAGTTTGCTCCAGCAGCAACATCTTCTAGGTCTCCGCCACCCCAGTCCATGAGATTCATATCTTCGAATTCTTTACCGTAGCCGATACTTCCTCGGATATTAGGAAGTAATAGTATGTACCCTTCGTTCGCCAGAATCTGCCCAAACATATTAAAATTGCGGAAATACTGCGATGATGGACCTCCATG
This window harbors:
- a CDS encoding DUF3795 domain-containing protein; the encoded protein is MQVTHENNNYLWVQLFKIDCGVSITTLQKCMLVCSLKKRKTYLKHQPSNFPFETVPPMSDKPSLVGYCGLYCGACAIYQRMIKNRALQLLEVLNAYQFREIAKEAKEWDPNLEYYPQFEGVLQSLMKTFGECPGCLAGGGPPVCVIRDCCKESGFSTCAECDKMPCDKLEPQIQGYRGHLAMLRRIREIGTKKWTEEMERKVKEGFSYIEVMTKSEK
- a CDS encoding isoprenylcysteine carboxylmethyltransferase family protein, which gives rise to MPRRNKEFRVAGIKQLLLAYVMLVIQMTIFFISAGHVDGPRPWIFFGASFVYCSASTVVQYKLNPELLVQRLKRKREGSKLWDEILMRVSNLMVLIAVPAVAGWDIGRFQSPGLDVPFVAVGFVLFIVSTILLNWAMVVNPHFEPTVRIQKDRDHKVITSGPYKRVRHPGYLAGILFVLSIPLIMGSVFTLIPSGIYSLLMMIRTSLEDRTLHKKLDGYSEYAKRVRYRLFPEIW